The following are encoded together in the Arcobacter aquimarinus genome:
- a CDS encoding trimeric intracellular cation channel family protein yields the protein MTALEIADIIGIICFALSGFLIAVHYKLDILGVFISSFLTALGGGMIRDVLADRTPYVFTTNLPVILVVATVVIALLFKLHKIDDLEGKTAFIISDAIGLVSFSITGSIVAIQNEFNFLGVLILAFLTAVGGGTIRDILINRVPSILVSEFYATVALIIATIIFVLEIFHLRNLPILTLVFIFGVALRLLAYYRNWHLPTLSKE from the coding sequence ATGACTGCATTAGAAATAGCTGATATTATAGGAATTATCTGTTTTGCATTGAGTGGGTTTTTAATTGCTGTTCATTATAAACTTGATATTTTGGGAGTTTTTATCTCTTCATTTCTAACGGCACTTGGTGGTGGAATGATAAGAGATGTTTTAGCAGATAGAACTCCTTATGTTTTCACTACAAATCTACCTGTTATTTTAGTTGTAGCTACTGTTGTAATTGCTTTATTATTCAAGCTTCATAAAATTGATGATTTAGAAGGTAAAACTGCTTTTATAATCTCTGATGCAATAGGTTTAGTATCTTTTTCAATTACAGGTTCTATTGTTGCCATTCAAAATGAATTTAACTTCTTAGGTGTATTAATACTTGCATTTTTAACAGCTGTAGGAGGAGGAACAATCAGAGATATTTTAATAAATAGAGTTCCTTCTATTTTAGTATCAGAATTTTATGCGACTGTTGCTTTAATTATTGCTACTATAATATTTGTTCTTGAAATTTTTCATTTAAGAAATTTACCTATTTTGACTCTTGTTTTTATTTTTGGAGTTGCGTTAAGACTTCTTGCATATTACAGAAATTGGCATTTACCAACTTTATCTAAAGAATAA